A DNA window from Pseudarthrobacter sp. W1I19 contains the following coding sequences:
- a CDS encoding DUF6308 family protein has translation MTTTNINIAGHTIAGPLKTLTEYSRRYAGTLLKYDFGDKGDPNILTADEIWTTRVIHSRFTRAEQSELEKRSTSWRENWAAVASTARIEDADPAIEEGQYDAMQKLYSLITDIHGVSWAKASKVLHFKRPHLFPILDSRLMELYRAPALAAAKHYEQRGFKRMYWGAIRNDVVANKDALAKLRQDLANQDADINRLSDLSDLRILDILSWSR, from the coding sequence ATGACGACCACCAATATCAACATCGCCGGCCACACTATTGCTGGGCCACTCAAAACGCTAACGGAATACAGCAGGCGGTACGCAGGCACGCTGCTCAAATACGACTTTGGCGACAAAGGCGATCCGAACATTCTCACCGCGGACGAGATTTGGACAACACGAGTTATTCACTCACGGTTCACTCGTGCGGAGCAGTCCGAATTGGAAAAGCGATCCACGAGTTGGAGGGAGAACTGGGCAGCAGTCGCGTCTACCGCCCGAATCGAAGACGCCGACCCAGCCATTGAGGAGGGACAGTACGATGCGATGCAAAAGCTCTACTCCCTCATCACAGACATTCACGGAGTGAGTTGGGCCAAAGCCTCCAAGGTTCTACACTTCAAGCGCCCGCACCTATTCCCCATCCTGGATTCACGTCTGATGGAGCTCTACCGAGCCCCGGCGCTGGCTGCGGCGAAACACTACGAACAACGCGGTTTCAAGCGCATGTATTGGGGTGCCATCCGCAACGACGTCGTCGCTAACAAAGACGCCCTCGCGAAGCTTCGGCAAGACCTGGCCAATCAGGATGCTGACATCAATAGGCTGTCGGACCTGAGCGACTTGCGCATCCTGGACATTCTCAGTTGGTCCCGCTGA